One window of the Chitinophaga niabensis genome contains the following:
- a CDS encoding ABC transporter permease: MIRNYIKVAIRHLLRNKGITVINVAGLAIGMACCILIVLFIRDELSYNRFHVNSENIYRLNSVAQHKDGQTDRMGISQFGAGPALKEESSRIKDAVRLYTAYNVIISKGAEKFKQDQISYADAGFLKMFSFPMISGNPSTALKEPYTGVLTETAAKKYFGDEDPVGKSIRFQDAFDCQITGVVKDVPSNSDIKFEVLLSMETWRQNVIKAGGKPEGSWYGFSDNYTFVLLPQGVTPGMMEGELKVFVEKYIGKTARRLGETFHYELQPLANIHMRPNGDNATMDKTPKLYLYGAIGLFIILIACINFMNLVTARAHERAMEVGLRKVMGAERKALIVQFLVESILVSMLSFLFALLLAQIMLPGFNYATDKTLSLFSLQNISLFSTLLLLSMVVGLLAGSYPALYLSGFLPVRILKGGLKSAGQRSLFRKALVVSQFTIAIALIISTVVIYLQLRYLQQKDLGYDKTGLVNFYLNNDKQESSRETFKAEVEKLPFVKNTSYTSAAVGDGPNNANPVGLEGSLEEDSKVAYIVYADFSYFTNLGIKMAAGRDFDARFPTDSLDAFVINKSAVKKFGLKNPIGSRLEWRGSNQPRKGTVIGVVEDFNFESLRLPVGPMLAMIRPGYARTLTVRLEAGDRQTQLASIETLWNKMMPAFPFNYSFVENSLAGEYKQEQRDGSLFGAYAGLAIVIACMGLFGLAMLVARQRTKEIGIRKVLGASITSITALLSKDFIQLVFIAILIASPIAWYGMDKWLQEFAFHVPMPWWAFAAAGAGALIIALVTISFQSVKAALLNPVKSLKSE; this comes from the coding sequence ATGATCAGGAATTACATTAAAGTAGCCATTCGCCACCTGCTGCGTAATAAAGGTATTACTGTTATCAATGTTGCCGGCCTTGCTATAGGAATGGCCTGCTGTATCCTGATCGTATTGTTCATCAGAGATGAATTAAGCTATAATCGTTTTCATGTAAACAGTGAGAATATCTACCGCCTCAATAGTGTGGCACAGCATAAAGACGGGCAGACGGACCGTATGGGCATCTCCCAGTTTGGTGCAGGGCCTGCGTTGAAAGAAGAGTCTTCCCGGATCAAAGATGCAGTAAGGCTCTACACCGCATACAATGTGATCATTTCAAAAGGAGCAGAGAAGTTTAAGCAGGATCAAATATCATATGCTGATGCGGGCTTCCTGAAGATGTTCTCATTCCCGATGATATCAGGCAATCCGTCCACTGCTTTGAAAGAACCCTATACCGGCGTGTTAACGGAAACGGCAGCTAAAAAATATTTCGGGGATGAAGATCCGGTAGGAAAATCCATCCGTTTCCAGGATGCTTTTGACTGCCAGATCACCGGTGTGGTAAAAGATGTTCCTTCTAATTCTGATATAAAGTTCGAAGTACTGCTGTCTATGGAAACATGGCGGCAGAACGTGATAAAAGCAGGAGGGAAACCGGAAGGAAGCTGGTACGGTTTCTCCGATAACTATACTTTTGTTTTATTGCCCCAGGGTGTAACACCTGGGATGATGGAGGGAGAGCTGAAAGTATTTGTAGAAAAATACATTGGCAAAACTGCCAGGCGGTTGGGTGAAACATTTCATTATGAACTGCAACCACTTGCCAATATACATATGCGTCCCAATGGAGATAATGCTACCATGGATAAAACTCCCAAGCTATATCTCTACGGCGCCATAGGATTATTTATCATCCTTATCGCCTGCATCAATTTTATGAACCTCGTAACAGCCCGTGCACATGAAAGGGCCATGGAGGTAGGATTGCGTAAAGTAATGGGAGCAGAAAGAAAAGCATTGATCGTACAGTTCCTGGTGGAATCCATCCTGGTGAGCATGCTGTCTTTCTTATTCGCCCTGCTGCTGGCGCAGATCATGTTACCCGGGTTTAATTACGCGACAGACAAAACCCTGTCTTTGTTCTCCCTGCAAAATATTTCGCTGTTCAGCACTTTGCTACTGCTTTCTATGGTAGTTGGCCTGCTGGCTGGCAGTTATCCTGCATTATACCTTTCCGGATTTTTACCTGTACGTATTCTGAAAGGCGGGCTTAAAAGTGCCGGCCAAAGATCCCTGTTCAGAAAAGCACTGGTCGTATCACAATTCACTATTGCCATTGCACTCATTATTTCAACCGTAGTGATCTATCTGCAGCTCAGGTACCTTCAGCAGAAGGATCTCGGATATGATAAAACGGGGTTGGTGAATTTCTATCTTAATAACGATAAACAGGAAAGTAGCCGTGAAACCTTCAAAGCAGAGGTCGAAAAATTACCTTTTGTAAAAAATACATCTTATACCAGCGCAGCTGTTGGGGATGGTCCGAATAATGCAAACCCTGTTGGCCTGGAAGGCTCCCTGGAAGAGGATAGCAAGGTAGCTTACATCGTGTATGCGGACTTTTCTTATTTCACTAACCTGGGGATTAAGATGGCAGCGGGCCGTGATTTTGACGCCCGTTTTCCAACTGATTCGCTGGATGCTTTTGTGATCAATAAATCCGCTGTCAAAAAATTCGGATTAAAGAACCCGATAGGCAGCCGTTTGGAATGGCGGGGTTCAAATCAGCCAAGAAAAGGTACGGTGATAGGTGTGGTAGAAGACTTCAATTTTGAATCGCTGAGATTACCTGTTGGCCCCATGCTGGCAATGATCCGGCCGGGTTATGCAAGAACCCTTACGGTACGGTTGGAAGCAGGGGACAGGCAAACACAACTGGCAAGTATTGAAACTTTGTGGAATAAAATGATGCCGGCTTTCCCCTTCAATTATTCATTCGTGGAAAACAGCCTGGCTGGTGAATACAAACAGGAACAAAGGGATGGCAGTCTCTTTGGTGCTTATGCCGGCCTTGCTATTGTGATTGCCTGCATGGGTTTATTTGGACTGGCCATGCTCGTTGCACGCCAGCGCACAAAGGAGATCGGCATCCGCAAAGTGCTGGGCGCTTCCATCACCAGTATCACTGCTTTACTTTCTAAAGATTTTATTCAACTCGTATTTATCGCTATACTCATTGCTTCTCCGATTGCCTGGTATGGCATGGATAAATGGTTGCAGGAGTTTGCATTCCATGTACCCATGCCATGGTGGGCATTTGCGGCAGCTGGTGCAGGCGCCCTCATTATTGCGCTGGTCACCATCAGTTTTCAATCCGTTAAAGCAGCGCTGCTGAATCCGGTTAAATCATTAAAATCTGAATGA
- a CDS encoding ABC transporter ATP-binding protein, producing the protein MIRTVNLQKLFTTEEVETTALNGIYMDVQDGEFVAIMGPSGCGKSTLLNILGLLDNPSDGEYHFWDKEVARMSERQRAQLRKGHIGFVFQSFNLIDELTVFENVELPLLYLKVPSSERKKRVEEVLERMNIMHRRNHFPQQLSGGQQQRVAIARAVVAKPKLILADEPTGNLDSTNGEEVMKLLQELNDAGTTLIMVTHSPYDAGFAHRIVNLFDGKVVTENIKEQFHV; encoded by the coding sequence ATGATCAGAACAGTCAATTTACAAAAACTCTTTACCACTGAGGAAGTAGAAACCACTGCATTGAATGGTATTTATATGGATGTACAGGATGGTGAATTTGTTGCGATCATGGGGCCTTCCGGTTGTGGAAAATCAACACTGCTGAATATCCTGGGCCTGCTGGATAATCCTTCAGATGGAGAATACCATTTCTGGGATAAAGAAGTAGCCCGCATGAGTGAACGTCAGCGTGCGCAATTACGCAAAGGCCACATCGGATTTGTATTCCAGAGTTTTAACCTCATAGATGAACTGACCGTTTTTGAAAATGTGGAACTGCCGCTGCTGTACCTCAAAGTACCCTCCAGCGAAAGAAAGAAAAGAGTGGAAGAAGTGCTGGAGCGTATGAATATCATGCACCGCCGCAATCACTTCCCGCAACAGCTTTCCGGTGGTCAGCAACAACGTGTGGCTATTGCCCGCGCAGTAGTGGCCAAACCAAAACTGATCCTTGCGGATGAGCCTACCGGTAACCTGGATTCTACCAACGGGGAAGAAGTAATGAAATTACTCCAGGAGCTGAATGATGCAGGTACCACACTGATCATGGTAACACACTCCCCCTACGATGCTGGTTTCGCACACCGTATTGTGAACCTCTTCGATGGTAAGGTGGTAACAGAAAATATTAAAGAACAATTTCACGTATAG
- a CDS encoding efflux RND transporter periplasmic adaptor subunit translates to MDRQLKKKFWNKQRIFLIGGGSAVVLLILWSFIFADKRSKLNVEKDKITISKVSKGTYDEYIVVTAVVHPLKTIRLDAIEGGYVAYKFLEGGSMVKRGDSILRLENQRLMMDFVNRETEMYRLINELQNTRLRLRQDRFALEKTLSDLDYQVDQAKDIYERNNKLFKDKVVAEQEFLKTKRDYEKLVRQREIEVKSQDYQIDNSKTQIIQLEGTIARTQRNLQLMKENLSNLVVRAPVDGQLSSINVEVGTSILAGQNIGQIDDLDGFKMRAEIDEHYISRVFAGLKAEFEFNGKKNEMTITKVYPEVKNSRFEVDMNFSTNAPEGIRRGQSSPIRLELGKSSEAILLPVGGFFSDTGGNWVYVVEKGGTRAVKRNITLGRKNPVYFEVLEGLQPGEQVITSSYENFGNKEVLEF, encoded by the coding sequence ATGGATAGACAACTAAAAAAGAAATTCTGGAACAAACAACGCATCTTCCTTATCGGAGGCGGAAGTGCGGTAGTGCTGCTTATTTTGTGGAGCTTCATTTTTGCAGATAAAAGAAGCAAACTGAATGTTGAAAAAGATAAGATCACTATTTCCAAAGTCAGCAAAGGTACCTATGATGAATACATAGTGGTTACGGCAGTTGTGCATCCTCTTAAGACCATCCGCCTGGATGCCATTGAAGGAGGATATGTAGCCTATAAATTCCTGGAAGGAGGTAGCATGGTAAAACGCGGAGATTCTATCCTGCGTTTGGAAAACCAACGCCTGATGATGGATTTTGTGAACAGGGAAACTGAAATGTACCGCCTCATCAATGAACTCCAAAATACCCGCCTGCGTTTAAGGCAGGACAGATTTGCCCTCGAAAAAACACTGAGCGACCTGGACTACCAGGTAGATCAGGCTAAAGATATCTACGAGCGGAACAACAAACTGTTCAAGGATAAAGTAGTGGCAGAACAGGAATTCCTGAAAACCAAACGGGATTACGAAAAGCTGGTACGTCAGCGGGAAATAGAAGTAAAATCCCAGGACTACCAGATAGATAACTCCAAAACCCAGATCATTCAGCTGGAAGGTACCATTGCCAGAACACAGCGTAACCTTCAGCTGATGAAGGAGAACCTGAGCAACCTGGTGGTAAGGGCCCCGGTGGACGGACAACTGTCTTCCATCAATGTGGAAGTGGGTACCAGTATCCTGGCCGGCCAGAACATTGGCCAGATAGATGACCTGGACGGATTTAAAATGAGAGCTGAGATCGATGAACATTATATATCCAGGGTATTCGCAGGGCTTAAAGCAGAGTTCGAATTCAATGGGAAGAAGAATGAAATGACGATCACTAAAGTATATCCTGAAGTAAAGAACAGCCGTTTTGAAGTAGACATGAATTTTTCAACTAATGCGCCGGAAGGTATCCGCCGCGGGCAATCCTCTCCTATCCGCCTCGAATTGGGAAAGTCGTCTGAAGCTATTTTATTGCCCGTAGGTGGTTTCTTTTCTGACACAGGAGGAAACTGGGTATATGTTGTAGAGAAAGGTGGTACACGTGCCGTGAAACGCAACATTACCCTCGGCAGGAAAAATCCTGTTTACTTTGAAGTGCTGGAAGGGCTTCAACCCGGAGAGCAGGTGATCACATCATCGTATGAAAATTTCGGGAACAAGGAAGTACTGGAGTTTTAA